A genomic segment from Brienomyrus brachyistius isolate T26 chromosome 9, BBRACH_0.4, whole genome shotgun sequence encodes:
- the nek10 gene encoding serine/threonine-protein kinase Nek10 isoform X1: MASQGKKVKRPDKSLARSKGPVERELCSLKTLLSLVSVPVSRPQVAAGSQPRSQHVHHRNNKSSNKSSKHTAKEASELESFRYVAQEYRTPIPFLFAGSAAVFSTNPLITHISCTSVTYRNERDFSHHPLHKLFLNIFTCLIKNRLVPSEWLRQASPDNILGVLICLRLLIRDPHHQKVFHELHGVDALARYMESVSSDYLEGGYQIFAVDKLVNMTYIFQKLSAVEHQRAWVVKCRAHEILVKLLTSRDSSALLGALLALTSLADSLEYKEKIGELPIVGSLLVILQEYDLLSKRVSAELLRLLCPATRIREQVRAYEGVPVLLSLLQSDHLRLLGSAVWVLVQLCEDPGAAAEIRAWGGVQQLLHILCNKREYISDRCSVETLSSANAAGRIQRQCVSEEFNPKETLENVMSLQTACCAALTELILDDTTAHQVVQENGVYIIGKLILPQSSQPGPKATSLQCYAFRTLRFLFSVERNRRLFKRLFSAELFEMFIDVGHYVRDITSYEPLQARFSLLSEEELKILRESIEAVNLHRSPLKVINGYAVLDHLGSGAFGSVYKVRKQNGQNLLALKEVNLHNPAFGKDKKDQDVSVEKVVCELSIIKEQISHPNIVKYYKTFLESDRLYIVMELIDGVPLAEHLNSLKEKQQRFTEDRIWNIFIQMCLALRYLHTEKKIVHRDLSPNNIMLGERDRVTITDFGLAKQKEASSKLTSLVGTILYSCPEIVKSEPYGEKADVWALGCILYQMAVLRPAFYSSNVLTLATKIVEAVYEPVEDGVFSTRVTDIIKWCLTPDADLRPNIVEVSARISDLMMKFIDNLCTSQQALERKLERDRKRALKYFLEASRGGLGASHSYASQGMGAEPSRCTDGLADVRSDPCDTESSPPPTQCPAQEEEGSGLVERPLWESPQGSKQGCIKRIVSSSAYEERNCAGGDLAVTKTTPQPASAGICVPQKKVRQIDDPVQLLLLLLHKIIYISQLPPTLQHDFKRWVVERFKKTLFDSRSSPYNLKMELKKLLQGSPEIIEQIDFNWSSSIQSFGGKRFSIDNKGDSDYVSLQDGVTYEQMMTIIEEVLEEHEYCSTLSKRSFKIRGSDHHP; this comes from the exons ATGGCCAGCCAAGGTAAAAAGGTGAAAAGACCCGACAAATCACTAGCAAGGTCGAAAGGACCAGTTGAAag GGAATTGTGCAGTCTCAAAACCCTCTTATCCCTCGTCAGTGTCCCTGTTTCCAGACCTCAG GTTGCAGCAGGGAGTCAGCCGAGATCCCAACATGTCCACCACCGGAACAACAAAAGCTCAAACAAGAGCAGCAAGCATACAGCTAAGGAGGCTTCAGAGCTGGAGAGCTTCAGGTACGTGGCACAGGAGTACAGAACTCCCATCCCATTCCTGTTTGCTGGCTCCGCAGCTGTTTTTAGTACCAACCCGCTAATTACTCACATCTCTTGCACAAGCGTGACATACAGAAATGAGAGAGACTTCAGCCACCACCCACTGCACAAGCTGTTTTTGAACATCTTCACCTGTTTGATCAAGAATAGACTTGTTCCCAG TGAGTGGCTCCGGCAAGCTTCTCCTGACAACATCTTAGGAGTGCTGATCTGTCTGAGGCTGTTGATAAGAGACCCACACCATCAG AAAGTTTTCCATGAACTCCATGGAGTTGATGCCCTCGCAAGG TATATGGAATCAGTGTCCAGTGACTATCTGGAGGGAGGATATCAAATATTTGCTGTGGACAAACTGGTCAACATGACAT ATATATTCCAGAAGCTTTCTGCTGTTGAACACCAAAGAGCCTGGGTTGTCAAATGTCGTGCTCACGAG ATCCTGGTGAAGCTTCTGACCTCGCGGGACAGCAGTGCATTACTGGGAGCTCTGCTTGCCCTCACCAGCTTGGCAGACAG TCTGGAATATAAGGAGAAGATAGGAGAGCTGCCAATAGTCGGAAGTCTTCTCGTGATACTTCAAGAGTATGACCTGCTTTCGAAAAG AGTGAGTGCGgagctgctgaggctgctgtgtCCCGCCACACGGATCCGGGAGCAGGTGCGGGCCTACGAGGGCGTCCCCGTGCTCCTCAGCCTGCTCCAGTCAGATCACCTCAGGCTGCTGGGGAGCGCGGTGTGGGTCCTGGTACAGCTGTGCGAGGACCCTGGTGCTGCGGCGGAGATTCGTGCTTGGGGCGGGGTGCAGCAACTGCTGCATATTCTGTGCAA CAAGCGGGAATACATCTCGGACCGCTGCTCTGTGGAGACACTGTCCAGCGCCAATGCTGCTGGCCGGATCCAGAGGCAGTGCGTCTCGGAGGAGTTCAATCCAAaggaaacactggagaatgtgATGTCTCTGCAAACAG CATGCTGTGCTGCACTGACGGAGCTCATCCTGGATGACACCACGGCTCATCAGGTTGTACAG GAGAATGGGGTCTATATCATAGGGAAGCTGATTCTGCCACAAAGCTCACAGCCTGGGCCAAAAGCAACATCCCTCCAG TGCTACGCCTTCAGGACGTTGCGTTTCCTCTTCAGCGTGGAGCGAAATCGGCGCCTATTTAAAAG ACTGTTTTCTGCAGAGCTGTTCGAGATGTTTATAGACGTCGGGCATTATGTTCGCGACATCACCTCATATGAGCCACTGCAAGCGAGGTTCTCTCTTCTTTCC GAAGAAGAATTAAAGATTCTGAGGGAAAGTATTGAGGCCGTGAACTTGCACAGGTCCCCCCTAAAAGTGATCAATGGCTACGCCGTCCTGGACCATCTGGGCAGTGGGGCCTTTGGCAGTGTGTACAAG GTCCGGAAGCAGAACGGACAGAACCTCCTGGCTCTGAAGGAAGTAAACCTCCACAATCCTGCCTTTGGCAAAGATAAGAAAGACCAGGACGTGAGCGTGGAGAAGGTGGTGTGTGAGCTGAGCATCATTAAGGAGCAG ATAAGCCATCCAAATATTGTTAAATACTACAAGACATTCTTGGAAA GTGACAGGCTCTACATCGTCATGGAGCTGATCGATGGCGTACCCCTGGCTGAACATTTAAACTCTCTGAAAGAGAAGCAGCAGCGATTCACCGAGGATAGAATTTGGAACATATTCATTCAG ATGTGCCTGGCGCTTCGATATCTCCACACAGAGAAGAAGATCGTTCACAGAGACCTTTCCCCTAATAATATCATGCtaggagagagggacagagttaCCATCA CGGACTTTGGCCTGGCGAAGCAGAAGGAGGCCAGCAGCAAGCTAACATCGCTGGTCGGCACCATACTGTACTCTTG cccagaGATAGTGAAGAGTGAGCCCTATGGGGAGAAGGCTGATGTGTGGGCACTGGGCTGCATTTTGTACCAAATGGCCGTGCTGCGCCCTGCGTTCTACAGCAGCAACGTGCTAACTCTCGCTACCAAG ATTGTTGAGGCTGTCTATGAACCAGTGGAAGATGGTGTCTTCTCTACGAGAGTAACAGACATCATTAAATG GTGCTTGACCCCAGATGCGGACTTGCGTCCTAACATCGTGGAGGTCAGTGCCAGGATCTCTGACCTCATGATGAAGTTCATCGACAACCTGTGCACTTCCCAGCAGGCACTGGAGAGGAAGCTGGAGCGCGACAGAAAACGGGCACTAAAGTACTTTCTTGAAGCCAGTAGAGGTGGGCTCGGTGCTTCTCATTCGTACGCCTCGCAG GGTATGGGTGCGGAACCCAGCCGTTGCACTGATGGGCTAGCAGATGTGAGGAGTGACCCCTGCGACACTGAAtcttccccccccccgactcaATGCCCCGCTCAGGAGGAGGAAGGGTCAGGCCTGGTAGAGCGCCCTCTATGGGAAAGCCCACAGGGCTCCAAACAGG GGTGTATAAAACGCATAGTCAGCAGTTCTGCATATGAGGAGAGAAATTGCGCTGG tggagaTCTTGCTGTTACAAAAACAACTCCCCAGCCAG CATCGGCAGGGATATGTGTGCCCCAGAAGAAAGTCCGGCAAATCGACGACCCCGTCCAgctactgctgctgctgttgcataAAATTATATACATCAGTCAG CTTCCACCAACTCTTCAGCATGATTTTAAACGTTGGGTAGTTGAGAGGTTCAAGAAGACTCTCTTTGACTCCAGGAGCAGTCCTTACAATCTTAAGATGGAGCTAAAGAAG CTCCTGCAAGGATCTCCAGAAATCATCGAGCAGATCGATTTCAACTGGTCATCCTCCATTCAGTCTTTTGGGGGGAAACGGTTTTCCATTGATAATAAAG GTGACTCTGACTATGTAAGTCTTCAAGATGGAGTAACCTATGAACAGATGATG ACTATAATTGAAGAGGTATTGGAAGAACATGAGTACTGCAGCACATTATCGAAAAGGTCATTCAAAATCAGGGG GAGTGACCATCATCCTTAG
- the nek10 gene encoding serine/threonine-protein kinase Nek10 isoform X2 has translation MASQGKKVKRPDKSLARSKGPVERELCSLKTLLSLVSVPVSRPQVAAGSQPRSQHVHHRNNKSSNKSSKHTAKEASELESFRYVAQEYRTPIPFLFAGSAAVFSTNPLITHISCTSVTYRNERDFSHHPLHKLFLNIFTCLIKNRLVPSEWLRQASPDNILGVLICLRLLIRDPHHQKVFHELHGVDALARYMESVSSDYLEGGYQIFAVDKLVNMTYIFQKLSAVEHQRAWVVKCRAHEILVKLLTSRDSSALLGALLALTSLADSLEYKEKIGELPIVGSLLVILQEYDLLSKRVSAELLRLLCPATRIREQVRAYEGVPVLLSLLQSDHLRLLGSAVWVLVQLCEDPGAAAEIRAWGGVQQLLHILCNKREYISDRCSVETLSSANAAGRIQRQCVSEEFNPKETLENVMSLQTACCAALTELILDDTTAHQVVQENGVYIIGKLILPQSSQPGPKATSLQCYAFRTLRFLFSVERNRRLFKRLFSAELFEMFIDVGHYVRDITSYEPLQARFSLLSEEELKILRESIEAVNLHRSPLKVINGYAVLDHLGSGAFGSVYKVRKQNGQNLLALKEVNLHNPAFGKDKKDQDVSVEKVVCELSIIKEQISHPNIVKYYKTFLESDRLYIVMELIDGVPLAEHLNSLKEKQQRFTEDRIWNIFIQMCLALRYLHTEKKIVHRDLSPNNIMLGERDRVTITDFGLAKQKEASSKLTSLVGTILYSCPEIVKSEPYGEKADVWALGCILYQMAVLRPAFYSSNVLTLATKIVEAVYEPVEDGVFSTRVTDIIKWCLTPDADLRPNIVEVSARISDLMMKFIDNLCTSQQALERKLERDRKRALKYFLEASRGGLGASHSYASQGMGAEPSRCTDGLADVRSDPCDTESSPPPTQCPAQEEEGSGLVERPLWESPQGSKQGCIKRIVSSSAYEERNCAGGDLAVTKTTPQPASAGICVPQKKVRQIDDPVQLLLLLLHKIIYISQLPPTLQHDFKRWVVERFKKTLFDSRSSPYNLKMELKKLLQGSPEIIEQIDFNWSSSIQSFGGKRFSIDNKGDSDYVSLQDGVTYEQMMTIIEEVLEEHEYCSTLSKRSDHHP, from the exons ATGGCCAGCCAAGGTAAAAAGGTGAAAAGACCCGACAAATCACTAGCAAGGTCGAAAGGACCAGTTGAAag GGAATTGTGCAGTCTCAAAACCCTCTTATCCCTCGTCAGTGTCCCTGTTTCCAGACCTCAG GTTGCAGCAGGGAGTCAGCCGAGATCCCAACATGTCCACCACCGGAACAACAAAAGCTCAAACAAGAGCAGCAAGCATACAGCTAAGGAGGCTTCAGAGCTGGAGAGCTTCAGGTACGTGGCACAGGAGTACAGAACTCCCATCCCATTCCTGTTTGCTGGCTCCGCAGCTGTTTTTAGTACCAACCCGCTAATTACTCACATCTCTTGCACAAGCGTGACATACAGAAATGAGAGAGACTTCAGCCACCACCCACTGCACAAGCTGTTTTTGAACATCTTCACCTGTTTGATCAAGAATAGACTTGTTCCCAG TGAGTGGCTCCGGCAAGCTTCTCCTGACAACATCTTAGGAGTGCTGATCTGTCTGAGGCTGTTGATAAGAGACCCACACCATCAG AAAGTTTTCCATGAACTCCATGGAGTTGATGCCCTCGCAAGG TATATGGAATCAGTGTCCAGTGACTATCTGGAGGGAGGATATCAAATATTTGCTGTGGACAAACTGGTCAACATGACAT ATATATTCCAGAAGCTTTCTGCTGTTGAACACCAAAGAGCCTGGGTTGTCAAATGTCGTGCTCACGAG ATCCTGGTGAAGCTTCTGACCTCGCGGGACAGCAGTGCATTACTGGGAGCTCTGCTTGCCCTCACCAGCTTGGCAGACAG TCTGGAATATAAGGAGAAGATAGGAGAGCTGCCAATAGTCGGAAGTCTTCTCGTGATACTTCAAGAGTATGACCTGCTTTCGAAAAG AGTGAGTGCGgagctgctgaggctgctgtgtCCCGCCACACGGATCCGGGAGCAGGTGCGGGCCTACGAGGGCGTCCCCGTGCTCCTCAGCCTGCTCCAGTCAGATCACCTCAGGCTGCTGGGGAGCGCGGTGTGGGTCCTGGTACAGCTGTGCGAGGACCCTGGTGCTGCGGCGGAGATTCGTGCTTGGGGCGGGGTGCAGCAACTGCTGCATATTCTGTGCAA CAAGCGGGAATACATCTCGGACCGCTGCTCTGTGGAGACACTGTCCAGCGCCAATGCTGCTGGCCGGATCCAGAGGCAGTGCGTCTCGGAGGAGTTCAATCCAAaggaaacactggagaatgtgATGTCTCTGCAAACAG CATGCTGTGCTGCACTGACGGAGCTCATCCTGGATGACACCACGGCTCATCAGGTTGTACAG GAGAATGGGGTCTATATCATAGGGAAGCTGATTCTGCCACAAAGCTCACAGCCTGGGCCAAAAGCAACATCCCTCCAG TGCTACGCCTTCAGGACGTTGCGTTTCCTCTTCAGCGTGGAGCGAAATCGGCGCCTATTTAAAAG ACTGTTTTCTGCAGAGCTGTTCGAGATGTTTATAGACGTCGGGCATTATGTTCGCGACATCACCTCATATGAGCCACTGCAAGCGAGGTTCTCTCTTCTTTCC GAAGAAGAATTAAAGATTCTGAGGGAAAGTATTGAGGCCGTGAACTTGCACAGGTCCCCCCTAAAAGTGATCAATGGCTACGCCGTCCTGGACCATCTGGGCAGTGGGGCCTTTGGCAGTGTGTACAAG GTCCGGAAGCAGAACGGACAGAACCTCCTGGCTCTGAAGGAAGTAAACCTCCACAATCCTGCCTTTGGCAAAGATAAGAAAGACCAGGACGTGAGCGTGGAGAAGGTGGTGTGTGAGCTGAGCATCATTAAGGAGCAG ATAAGCCATCCAAATATTGTTAAATACTACAAGACATTCTTGGAAA GTGACAGGCTCTACATCGTCATGGAGCTGATCGATGGCGTACCCCTGGCTGAACATTTAAACTCTCTGAAAGAGAAGCAGCAGCGATTCACCGAGGATAGAATTTGGAACATATTCATTCAG ATGTGCCTGGCGCTTCGATATCTCCACACAGAGAAGAAGATCGTTCACAGAGACCTTTCCCCTAATAATATCATGCtaggagagagggacagagttaCCATCA CGGACTTTGGCCTGGCGAAGCAGAAGGAGGCCAGCAGCAAGCTAACATCGCTGGTCGGCACCATACTGTACTCTTG cccagaGATAGTGAAGAGTGAGCCCTATGGGGAGAAGGCTGATGTGTGGGCACTGGGCTGCATTTTGTACCAAATGGCCGTGCTGCGCCCTGCGTTCTACAGCAGCAACGTGCTAACTCTCGCTACCAAG ATTGTTGAGGCTGTCTATGAACCAGTGGAAGATGGTGTCTTCTCTACGAGAGTAACAGACATCATTAAATG GTGCTTGACCCCAGATGCGGACTTGCGTCCTAACATCGTGGAGGTCAGTGCCAGGATCTCTGACCTCATGATGAAGTTCATCGACAACCTGTGCACTTCCCAGCAGGCACTGGAGAGGAAGCTGGAGCGCGACAGAAAACGGGCACTAAAGTACTTTCTTGAAGCCAGTAGAGGTGGGCTCGGTGCTTCTCATTCGTACGCCTCGCAG GGTATGGGTGCGGAACCCAGCCGTTGCACTGATGGGCTAGCAGATGTGAGGAGTGACCCCTGCGACACTGAAtcttccccccccccgactcaATGCCCCGCTCAGGAGGAGGAAGGGTCAGGCCTGGTAGAGCGCCCTCTATGGGAAAGCCCACAGGGCTCCAAACAGG GGTGTATAAAACGCATAGTCAGCAGTTCTGCATATGAGGAGAGAAATTGCGCTGG tggagaTCTTGCTGTTACAAAAACAACTCCCCAGCCAG CATCGGCAGGGATATGTGTGCCCCAGAAGAAAGTCCGGCAAATCGACGACCCCGTCCAgctactgctgctgctgttgcataAAATTATATACATCAGTCAG CTTCCACCAACTCTTCAGCATGATTTTAAACGTTGGGTAGTTGAGAGGTTCAAGAAGACTCTCTTTGACTCCAGGAGCAGTCCTTACAATCTTAAGATGGAGCTAAAGAAG CTCCTGCAAGGATCTCCAGAAATCATCGAGCAGATCGATTTCAACTGGTCATCCTCCATTCAGTCTTTTGGGGGGAAACGGTTTTCCATTGATAATAAAG GTGACTCTGACTATGTAAGTCTTCAAGATGGAGTAACCTATGAACAGATGATG ACTATAATTGAAGAGGTATTGGAAGAACATGAGTACTGCAGCACATTATCGAAAAG GAGTGACCATCATCCTTAG
- the nek10 gene encoding serine/threonine-protein kinase Nek10 isoform X3, protein MASQGKKVKRPDKSLARSKGPVERELCSLKTLLSLVSVPVSRPQVAAGSQPRSQHVHHRNNKSSNKSSKHTAKEASELESFRYVAQEYRTPIPFLFAGSAAVFSTNPLITHISCTSVTYRNERDFSHHPLHKLFLNIFTCLIKNRLVPSEWLRQASPDNILGVLICLRLLIRDPHHQKVFHELHGVDALARYMESVSSDYLEGGYQIFAVDKLVNMTYIFQKLSAVEHQRAWVVKCRAHEILVKLLTSRDSSALLGALLALTSLADSLEYKEKIGELPIVGSLLVILQEYDLLSKRVSAELLRLLCPATRIREQVRAYEGVPVLLSLLQSDHLRLLGSAVWVLVQLCEDPGAAAEIRAWGGVQQLLHILCNKREYISDRCSVETLSSANAAGRIQRQCVSEEFNPKETLENVMSLQTACCAALTELILDDTTAHQVVQENGVYIIGKLILPQSSQPGPKATSLQCYAFRTLRFLFSVERNRRLFKRLFSAELFEMFIDVGHYVRDITSYEPLQARFSLLSEEELKILRESIEAVNLHRSPLKVINGYAVLDHLGSGAFGSVYKVRKQNGQNLLALKEVNLHNPAFGKDKKDQDVSVEKVVCELSIIKEQISHPNIVKYYKTFLESDRLYIVMELIDGVPLAEHLNSLKEKQQRFTEDRIWNIFIQMCLALRYLHTEKKIVHRDLSPNNIMLGERDRVTITDFGLAKQKEASSKLTSLVGTILYSCPEIVKSEPYGEKADVWALGCILYQMAVLRPAFYSSNVLTLATKIVEAVYEPVEDGVFSTRVTDIIKWCLTPDADLRPNIVEVSARISDLMMKFIDNLCTSQQALERKLERDRKRALKYFLEASRGGLGASHSYASQGMGAEPSRCTDGLADVRSDPCDTESSPPPTQCPAQEEEGSGLVERPLWESPQGSKQGCIKRIVSSSAYEERNCAGGDLAVTKTTPQPASAGICVPQKKVRQIDDPVQLLLLLLHKIIYISQLPPTLQHDFKRWVVERFKKTLFDSRSSPYNLKMELKKLLQGSPEIIEQIDFNWSSSIQSFGGKRFSIDNKGDSDYVSLQDGVTYEQMMTIIEEE, encoded by the exons ATGGCCAGCCAAGGTAAAAAGGTGAAAAGACCCGACAAATCACTAGCAAGGTCGAAAGGACCAGTTGAAag GGAATTGTGCAGTCTCAAAACCCTCTTATCCCTCGTCAGTGTCCCTGTTTCCAGACCTCAG GTTGCAGCAGGGAGTCAGCCGAGATCCCAACATGTCCACCACCGGAACAACAAAAGCTCAAACAAGAGCAGCAAGCATACAGCTAAGGAGGCTTCAGAGCTGGAGAGCTTCAGGTACGTGGCACAGGAGTACAGAACTCCCATCCCATTCCTGTTTGCTGGCTCCGCAGCTGTTTTTAGTACCAACCCGCTAATTACTCACATCTCTTGCACAAGCGTGACATACAGAAATGAGAGAGACTTCAGCCACCACCCACTGCACAAGCTGTTTTTGAACATCTTCACCTGTTTGATCAAGAATAGACTTGTTCCCAG TGAGTGGCTCCGGCAAGCTTCTCCTGACAACATCTTAGGAGTGCTGATCTGTCTGAGGCTGTTGATAAGAGACCCACACCATCAG AAAGTTTTCCATGAACTCCATGGAGTTGATGCCCTCGCAAGG TATATGGAATCAGTGTCCAGTGACTATCTGGAGGGAGGATATCAAATATTTGCTGTGGACAAACTGGTCAACATGACAT ATATATTCCAGAAGCTTTCTGCTGTTGAACACCAAAGAGCCTGGGTTGTCAAATGTCGTGCTCACGAG ATCCTGGTGAAGCTTCTGACCTCGCGGGACAGCAGTGCATTACTGGGAGCTCTGCTTGCCCTCACCAGCTTGGCAGACAG TCTGGAATATAAGGAGAAGATAGGAGAGCTGCCAATAGTCGGAAGTCTTCTCGTGATACTTCAAGAGTATGACCTGCTTTCGAAAAG AGTGAGTGCGgagctgctgaggctgctgtgtCCCGCCACACGGATCCGGGAGCAGGTGCGGGCCTACGAGGGCGTCCCCGTGCTCCTCAGCCTGCTCCAGTCAGATCACCTCAGGCTGCTGGGGAGCGCGGTGTGGGTCCTGGTACAGCTGTGCGAGGACCCTGGTGCTGCGGCGGAGATTCGTGCTTGGGGCGGGGTGCAGCAACTGCTGCATATTCTGTGCAA CAAGCGGGAATACATCTCGGACCGCTGCTCTGTGGAGACACTGTCCAGCGCCAATGCTGCTGGCCGGATCCAGAGGCAGTGCGTCTCGGAGGAGTTCAATCCAAaggaaacactggagaatgtgATGTCTCTGCAAACAG CATGCTGTGCTGCACTGACGGAGCTCATCCTGGATGACACCACGGCTCATCAGGTTGTACAG GAGAATGGGGTCTATATCATAGGGAAGCTGATTCTGCCACAAAGCTCACAGCCTGGGCCAAAAGCAACATCCCTCCAG TGCTACGCCTTCAGGACGTTGCGTTTCCTCTTCAGCGTGGAGCGAAATCGGCGCCTATTTAAAAG ACTGTTTTCTGCAGAGCTGTTCGAGATGTTTATAGACGTCGGGCATTATGTTCGCGACATCACCTCATATGAGCCACTGCAAGCGAGGTTCTCTCTTCTTTCC GAAGAAGAATTAAAGATTCTGAGGGAAAGTATTGAGGCCGTGAACTTGCACAGGTCCCCCCTAAAAGTGATCAATGGCTACGCCGTCCTGGACCATCTGGGCAGTGGGGCCTTTGGCAGTGTGTACAAG GTCCGGAAGCAGAACGGACAGAACCTCCTGGCTCTGAAGGAAGTAAACCTCCACAATCCTGCCTTTGGCAAAGATAAGAAAGACCAGGACGTGAGCGTGGAGAAGGTGGTGTGTGAGCTGAGCATCATTAAGGAGCAG ATAAGCCATCCAAATATTGTTAAATACTACAAGACATTCTTGGAAA GTGACAGGCTCTACATCGTCATGGAGCTGATCGATGGCGTACCCCTGGCTGAACATTTAAACTCTCTGAAAGAGAAGCAGCAGCGATTCACCGAGGATAGAATTTGGAACATATTCATTCAG ATGTGCCTGGCGCTTCGATATCTCCACACAGAGAAGAAGATCGTTCACAGAGACCTTTCCCCTAATAATATCATGCtaggagagagggacagagttaCCATCA CGGACTTTGGCCTGGCGAAGCAGAAGGAGGCCAGCAGCAAGCTAACATCGCTGGTCGGCACCATACTGTACTCTTG cccagaGATAGTGAAGAGTGAGCCCTATGGGGAGAAGGCTGATGTGTGGGCACTGGGCTGCATTTTGTACCAAATGGCCGTGCTGCGCCCTGCGTTCTACAGCAGCAACGTGCTAACTCTCGCTACCAAG ATTGTTGAGGCTGTCTATGAACCAGTGGAAGATGGTGTCTTCTCTACGAGAGTAACAGACATCATTAAATG GTGCTTGACCCCAGATGCGGACTTGCGTCCTAACATCGTGGAGGTCAGTGCCAGGATCTCTGACCTCATGATGAAGTTCATCGACAACCTGTGCACTTCCCAGCAGGCACTGGAGAGGAAGCTGGAGCGCGACAGAAAACGGGCACTAAAGTACTTTCTTGAAGCCAGTAGAGGTGGGCTCGGTGCTTCTCATTCGTACGCCTCGCAG GGTATGGGTGCGGAACCCAGCCGTTGCACTGATGGGCTAGCAGATGTGAGGAGTGACCCCTGCGACACTGAAtcttccccccccccgactcaATGCCCCGCTCAGGAGGAGGAAGGGTCAGGCCTGGTAGAGCGCCCTCTATGGGAAAGCCCACAGGGCTCCAAACAGG GGTGTATAAAACGCATAGTCAGCAGTTCTGCATATGAGGAGAGAAATTGCGCTGG tggagaTCTTGCTGTTACAAAAACAACTCCCCAGCCAG CATCGGCAGGGATATGTGTGCCCCAGAAGAAAGTCCGGCAAATCGACGACCCCGTCCAgctactgctgctgctgttgcataAAATTATATACATCAGTCAG CTTCCACCAACTCTTCAGCATGATTTTAAACGTTGGGTAGTTGAGAGGTTCAAGAAGACTCTCTTTGACTCCAGGAGCAGTCCTTACAATCTTAAGATGGAGCTAAAGAAG CTCCTGCAAGGATCTCCAGAAATCATCGAGCAGATCGATTTCAACTGGTCATCCTCCATTCAGTCTTTTGGGGGGAAACGGTTTTCCATTGATAATAAAG GTGACTCTGACTATGTAAGTCTTCAAGATGGAGTAACCTATGAACAGATGATG ACTATAATTGAAGAG GAGTGA